The Salvelinus sp. IW2-2015 linkage group LG15, ASM291031v2, whole genome shotgun sequence genome includes a region encoding these proteins:
- the LOC111975091 gene encoding dedicator of cytokinesis protein 5-like isoform X2 produces the protein MTRWIPTKKEKYGVAIYNYDTRREQELCLQVGDTVHILETFEGWYRGYTIRNKAQKGIFPASYIHLKEAKVEGTGQQEIVIPGDLPLVLELGATLREWAQIWHKLYVNNKTTLFRGVQQMAYSLIEYRSQIVSGTLPKDDLVELRKKVTAKIDYGNRILGLDLVVRDDAGNTLDPDCTSTVSLFRAFETASRSIDDRIQEEKTRKQNLEMRRQSLFSTVHTYSLLMNLKNFVCNIGEDAELLMSLYDPDQSEFISENFLVRWDSMGMPKEIEKLNNLPALFTDLSSSDLIRPRLFLVCQIIRVGSMELKEGKKHTGGLRRPFGVAVMDITDIAHGKADDEEKQHFIPFQQIAMETYIRQRQLIMSPLLPSRVIGENEPLTAVFNKVINTREVNHKGQGLFVTLKLLPGDLSQVRKDYSHFVDRTTAIVRKMGFPEIILPGYVRNDIYVTLLQGEFDRGKKTSPKNVEVMLSVLDDDGNLMEKAIFPGAGYDGITEYKSVIYYQVKQPSWNETVKVTIPIEDVGRCHLRVMFRHRSSQDSRDKSEKPFGMAFVRLMKGDGTTLRDGRHDLIVYKVDVKKTEDAKTYLTLPGSWAEVEEKERQTGKTFQHSGVIPVTKDSFQIGTLTCSTKLTQNVDLLGLLNWRSNPEQLDQNLQRLMEVEGGEIVKFLQDTLDALFNIMMETSEKDTYDNLVFNALVFIITLIGDIKFQHFNPVLETYINKHFSATLAYMKLTKVLNYYVGHADKPVLTEGLYSALKALKYLFMFIVQSRVLYLRFYGTSEDGDAFFNSIRTLFLSFNTLMDRPLDEGVKIKGAILKYLPTIINDIKNVFDPVELSVLLTKFIESIPDSQLVRQKLGCMCKMVESGLFKKPECRDVLLPLLTDQLSGQLDDHSNKPDHEACVQLLSTVLDNLDRKDVGPTRGHVQLIMERLLRRINRTVISMSRTSPLIGHYLACMTAILKQMDDMHYAHYISIFKTRQDIIDFLMETFIMFKDLMGNIFPSDWMTMNLLQIGVFLRAINQYSEVLNMYFLDQTHFELQLWNNYFHLTVAFLTHKSLQLESFSQEKRNKILNKYGDMRKSIGFKIRDMWYNLGPHKMKFIPAMVGPILEATLVPEPELRKATIPIFFDMMQCEHNFTPSRTFDMFENELITKLDQEVEGGRGDEQYKILLEKTLLEHCRRHRYLYQSGEELALLLSSLLEKLLAYRTITHDESPELRMSCTVNVLNFYKEKKREDIYIRYLYKLRDLHLVCENYTEAAYTLLLHAELLEWSDKPCAPHLIPGDGQHVWTQQELKERLFQEIICYLDKGKMWEKAIEMGKQLAKMHENQMFDFMEISQLLKQQAQFYENIMHAMRPQPEYFAVGYYGLGFPTFLRNKVFIYRGKEYEWLEDFSLKLLSQFPNAARMTSTAPPGDNICNSQGQHIQCFTVKPVLTVPTQFKDKGVPEQILNYYRTNEVDQFQYSRPFRKGAKNPDNEFATMWIERTTYITSYYFPGILKWFEVKSISVEEISPLQNAVETMEMANEKLSNLVQQQACDSSTSVHPLSMMLNGIVDPAVMGGYTNYEKAFFTDTYIDEHPEDLESIEVLKHLIALQIPLLADGIRIHGEKSTEQLKPLHNRLLTCFSDLRERVEKHYGVITLPCSLTERKKSRVGSVVIPYILSSTLRRMSTVSIISTTSSGLSSGSASSDGPSRRSSSQDSLLSRATANDRRASMLSRSEDDNRIGRKNRKEWSVSKSQVLVERQPDIDETLPEKQQRPKSLQFGDRRMTLSLFQGVSSQLSLGNPLSPLPASPHTXRSSSYSSLLEDNDAITDTPGTPPPMPPKKHPHEMFDLSQNSSEFLPPLPQKIESKPPPPPPKTRKSMFPGSYEHSPQ, from the exons ATGACCCGCTGGATTCcaacaaaaaaagagaaatatGGCGTTG CAATCTATAATTATGACACCAGAAGAGAGCAGGAGCTGTGTCTCCAGGTGGGAGACACTGTACACATACTTGAGACATTTGAAG GCTGGTATAGAGGGTACACAATACGGAACAAAGCACAGAAG GGCATTTTCCCAGCCTCGTACATCCATCTAAAGGAGGCTAAAGTTGAAGGGACAGG CCAGCAGGAAATAGTTATCCCAGGAGACCTACCACTGGTACTGGAGTTAGGCGCCACTCTGAGGGAATGGGCACAAATATGGCACAAGCTATATGTG AACAACAAGACCACTCTGTTCAGGGGCGTACAACAGATGGCCTACAGCCTCATCGAGTATCGATCTCAGATAGTGTCTGGAACATTGCCCAAGGATGACCTTGTGGAGCTCAGGAAGAAAGTCACAGCTAAGATTGATTATGGAAACCG GATTCTAGGGTTGGACCTGGTGGTGCGAGATGACGCAGGGAACACTCTGGACCCGGACTGCACAAGCACAGTCAGTCTATTCCGAGCCTTTGAGACTGCATCCCGCAGTATAGATGACAGAATACAAGAGGAGAAG ACCCGGAAGCAGAATCTGGAGATGAGGCGCCAGTCCCTGTTTAGCACAGTGCACACATACAGTCTCCTCATGAACCTCAAGAACTTTGTTTGTAACATCGGGGAGGATGCAGAGCTGCTTATGTCGCTCTATGACCCTGACCAGTCAGAGTTCATCAG TGAGAACTTCCTGGTGCGCTGGGACAGCATGGGCATGCCCAAAGAGATTGAGAAACTCAACAATCTGCCTGCCCTCTTCACG GATCTGAGCAGCAGTGACCTGATTAGGCCACGTCTCTTCCTCGTCTGTCAGATTATCAGGGTGGGCAGCATGGAACTCAAAGAGGGCAAGAAACACACAGGAGGGTTAAGGAGACCGTTTGGTGTAGCTG TGATGGACATCACAGATATCGCCCATGGGAAAGCAGATGATGAGGAGAAGCAGCATTTCATCCCCTTTCAGCA gatagctatggagacctacatccGTCAGAGGCAACTCATCATGtcacctctcctcccatcccgGGTCATTGGAGAGAACGAGCCTCTCACCGCCGTKTTCAACAAAGTCATTAACACCCGGGAGGTTAACCACAAGGGCCAGG GACTGTTTGTGACCTTAAAGCTACTTCCTGGTGACCTGTCCCAGGTCAGGAAGGACTACTCCCACTTTGTGGATCGCACCACCGCCATTGTTAGAAAGATGGGCTTCCCTGAGATCATCCTCCCAG GATATGTGAGGAACGATATATATGTGACCTTGCTGCAGGGGGAGTTTGACCGCGGTAAAAAAACGTCACCCAAAAATGTTGAGGTGATGTTGAGTGTACTAGATGACGATGGCAATCTCATGGAG AAAGCAATATTTCCTGGAGCTGGATATGATGGGATCACAGAGTACAAGTCTGTAATTTACTACCAGGTCAAGCAGCCGAGCTGGAATGAAACAGTCAAG GTGACTATTCCTATTGAAGATGTTGGCCGCTGTCATCTAAGGGTGATGTTTCGACACAGATCATCTCAGGACT CTAGAGACAAATCAGAAAAGCCGTTTGGCATGGCGTTCGTCCGCCTGATGAAAGGAGACGGAACCACGCTGAGAGACGGCAGACATGACCTCATTGTCTACAAG GTTGACGTAAAGAAGACTGAGGATGCAAAGACATACCTGACTCTGCCAGGCTCCTGGgctgaggtggaggagaaggagaggcagacagGGAAAACCTTTCAGCATTCAGGAGTCATCCCAGTCACAAAGGACAGCTTCCAGATTGGCACTCTCACCTGCTCCACTAAACTCACCCAGAATG TGGATCTCCTGGGCCTGTTGAACTGGAGGTCCAACCCTGAACAGCTGGACCAGAACCTGCAGCGCCtgatggaggtagagggaggagagattgtCAAA TTTCTACAGGACACACTTGATGCCCTGTTCAACATCATGATGGAGACTTCAGAGAAGGACACCTATGACAACCTGGTCTTTAATGCTCTG GTGTTCATAATCACACTGATTGGAGACATCAAGTTTCAGCACTTTAACCCAGTACTGGAGACATACATCAACAAACACTTCAGTGCCACTTTGGCTTATAT GAAGCTGACCAAGGTTCTGAATTACTATGTGGGCCATGCAGATAAGCCTGTCCTAACAGAGGGGCTGTACTCAGCCCTCAAAGCCCTCAAGTACCTGTTCATGTTCATTGTGCAGTCCCGGGTCCTCTACCTCAG ATTCTATGGGACCAGTGAGGATGGGGATGCTTTCTTTAACTCCATCCGGacgctcttcctctccttcaaCACACTCATGGACAGACCGCTAGACGAGGGAGTGAAGATAAAG GGGGCGATACTGAAATACCTCCCCACCATCATTAATGACATAAAAAATGTCTTTGACCCTGTGGAGCTCAG TGTTCTTCTGACCAAGTTCATCGAGAGCATCCCTGACTCTCAGCTGGTGCGCCAGAAGCTTGGTTGCATGTGTAAGATGGTGGAGAGTGGCCTTTTCAAAAAGCCAG AGTGTCGAGATGTCCTCTTGCCACTGTTGACTGACCAGCTGAGTGGGCAGCTGGATGACCACTCCAATAAGCCTGACCACGAGGCCTGTGTTCAGCTGCTCAGCACTGTGCTTGACAACCTGGACCGCAAGGATGTG GGTCCAACCCGGGGTCATGTCCAGCTGATTATGGAGCGGCTGCTTCGCAGAATCAATCGCACTGTCATCAGCATGAGCAGAACCTCCCCTCTCATT GGTCATTACCTAGCCTGCATGACTGCCATCTTGAAGCAGATGGATGACATGCACTACGCCCACTACATAAGTATTTTCAAGACCAGACAGGACATTATT GACTTCCTGATGGAGACATTCATCATGTTTAAGGACCTGATGGGGAACATTTTCCCCTCTGACTGGATGACCATGAACCTTCTGCAGATTGGGGTGTTTCTGCGGGCCATCAACCAGTACTCTGAGGTCCTCAACATGTACTTCCTAGACCAGACCCACTTTGAGCTGCAG CTATGGAACAACTACTTCCATCTGACTGTGGCATTCCTTACCCACAAGTCATTGCAGCTGGAATCCTTCTCTCAAGAGAAACGGAACAAAATACTTAACAA GTATGGAGACATGAGGAAGAGCATTGGCTTTAAGATCAGAGACATGTGGTATAATCTTG GCCCCCACAAGATGAAATTCATCCCTGCCATGGTGGGGCCCATCCTGGAGGCtaccctggtgcctgagccagagCTTAGGAAAGCCACCATCCCCATCTTCTTTGACATGATGCAGTGTGAGCACAACTTCACTCCCAGCCGTACCTTTGACATG TTTGAGAATGAACTGATCACCAAGTTGGATCAGGAAGTAGAGGGAGGCCGTGGGGATGAACAGTACAAAATCCTGCTGGAGAAAAC gctactggagCACTGCCGGAGGCACAGATACCTGTATCAGTCAGGGGAGGAGCTGGCTCTGCTGCTCAGCAGTCTGCTGGAGAAGCTACTGGCATACCGCACCATCACACATGACGAGAGCCCTGAGCTCCGCATGAGCTGCACCGTCAACGTCCTG AATTTCTATAAAGAGAAGAAACGGGAAGACATTTACATACG GTATCTGTACAAGCTGAGGGATTTACACCTTGTCTGTGAGAACTACACAGAGGCAGCCTACACCCTGTTACTTCATGCCGAACTCCTTGAG TGGTCTGACAAGCCCTGTGCACCTCATCTGATCCCTGGTGACGGCCAACATGTCTGGACCCAGCAGGAGCTCAAAGAGAGGCTCTTCCAGGAGATAATCTGTTATTTGGACAAGGGCAAA ATGTGGGAGAAAGCCATTGAGATGGGTAAACAGCTGGCAAAGATGCACGAGAACCAGATGTTTGACTTCATGGAGATTAGCCAACTGCTG AAACAGCAAGCCCAGTTCTATGAGAATATAATGCATGCCATGCGGCCTCAGCCAGAATACTTTGCTGTGGGATACTATGGCCTTGGATTCCCCACTTTCCTCAGA AACAAAGTGTTCATCTACCGTGGTAAGGAGTACGAGTGGTTGGAGGACTTCAGTCTGAAGCTGCTGTCTCAGTTCCCAAACGCCGCCAGGATGACCAGCACAGCGCCCCCTGGGGACAACATCTGTAACTCCCAAGGACAGC ACATCCAGTGTTTTACAGTCAAGCCAGTCCTTACTGTGCCCACCCAGTTCAAAGACAAGGGGGTTCCTGAGCAGATTCTAAA cTACTACAGAACCAATGAAGTGGACCAGTTCCAGTATTCCAGACCCTTCAGGAAAGGTGCAAAGAACCCAGACAATGAATTTGCA ACCATGTGGATCGAGAGGACAACTTACATCACGTCCTATTACTTCCCAGGGATTCTCAAATGGTTTGAAGTGAAGTCCATCTCTGTT GAGGAGATCAGccccctgcagaatgctgtggaaacCATGGAGATGGCCAATGAGAAGCTCAGTAACCTGGTGCAGCAGCAGGCCTGTGACAGCTCCACGTCAGTCCACCCACTCTCCATGATGCTCAATGGCATTGTTGACCCTGCCGTCATGGGTGGCTACACCAACTACGAGAAG GCGTTCTTCACTGACACCTACATAGATGAACACCCAGAGGACCTTGAGAGCATTGAGGTCCTCAAACATCTTATTGCCCTCCAG atCCCTCTCCTGGCTGATGGGATCCGGATCCACGGGGAGAAATCCACGGAGCAGCTGAAGCCCTTACACAATCGCCTGCTCACCTGTTTCTCTGACCTgcgggagagagtggagaagcATTACGGCGTCATAACCCTG CCCTGCTCTCTGACTGAGAGGAAGAAGAGTCGCGTGGGCTCAGTAGTGATTCCCTACATCCTGTCCTCCACCCTGCGCCGCATGTCCACTGTCTCCATCATCTCCACCACCTCCTCAGGCCTCTCCAGCGGCTCCGCCTCCTCTGATGGACCCTCACGGCGCTCCTCCTCACAGGA TTCACTGTTGTCCCGTGCCACTGCCAATGATCGCCGGGCCTCGATGTTGTCCCGCTCGGAAGATGACAACCGGATCGGCCGAAAGAACAGAAAAGAATGGAGTGTGAGCAAGTCACAGGTTTTGGTGGAGAGACAGCCAGACATAGATGAG ACCCTTCCAGAGAAGCAGCAGAGACCCAAAAGCCTACAGTTTGGGGACCGTCGCATGACCCTGTCTCTGTTCCAGGGCGTCTCTTCTCAGCTCAGCCTTGGCAACCCTCTCAGCCCCCTGCCAGCCTCTCCTCACACTRCTCGCAGCTCCA gttaTTCATCTCTCCTTGAAGATAATGATGCCATCACTGACACTCCTGGGACACCCCCACCCATGCCaccaaaaaaacatccccacgagATGTTTGACCTCTCCCAAAACTCCTCTGAG TTCCTTCCTCCTCTGCCTCAGAAAATTGAAAGCaagccccctccacctcctcctaagACCAGGAAGTCTATGTTCCCCGGCTCCTACGAGCACAGTCCTCAGTGA